Part of the Henckelia pumila isolate YLH828 chromosome 2, ASM3356847v2, whole genome shotgun sequence genome is shown below.
ACTAAATTAAAGAATGAAAGAACGAGTAGACACAAGTTAATGAAGTTTCATAGGATAATTACAAATAATATAATTGAGTTTTACAATCACAAGACATGGATAGACATCTATTCACAAACTACAATATTCCAACCTTTTTTTTCAttgatttttttctttctttcttttttttttgtacaaatGCCCAAATCCGAACCTGTTCCCGAcaaagaaaaatattaaaaatattaataattacaaaaataaataaataaaaataacctCAAGTCCAAATATTACTCCAAATATTACTTGAGTTGGCATCAATCTTTATGAAATATATTcaggataaaacattaaaacttTGTAGTATCTAGATCATCTCCCGGTGGCTATTTCCGCCACATCCTAACACCCCGCAATGATTTATGTGCACAAGAATTTGCTCCATTCACCGGGTAAATTAATCAACGAATGAAGTACATTAATCCCACCACCATGCGACTCAAagagtgtttgcaacctctaaaaaaaCGTGGGAAGTGAAAAATGAAGAATCACTTGCTTCCTCGTTTGGATAAAAACATGATGGTAATGAGAAATGTTAAAACGTTTAACGAGTAGAACCAAGTTTCAGAATATCGACTGACCTGTATAATGCATTAATGCTTAGGACTGAAAAAGAGTTACGGTGGCTATATAACCATTCTTCATCACCTGTGCAGGTTAGAATCAGGAGAAAATACGTTAACAATGCCACAGAACCACCATAAAGCTCAAGAGACAGGGTATACCTCTAAAGCAATGTGTGGATATCCGTATACAAAGGTAGACCCAAAAGGATTACTGGTGGAGCCTTGAGTTTGAATGGCAGCACGACCACAATCACCAAGAATTTCCTGCAGAATATCACACATACAGTACTCAGTTGAACGGACGTCACACTTTCAGATTAATACAAACTGTAGTATGCAAACCACCTTAACTTGCTCCCACTGCGTGCTGGGTGTGATAGCACATTTCGATGCATTCACATCCTGATCAAATGACCCACTGACTGCGAATATGGAACAAAAATATAGAACTTGATTTCATCCATTTCGTTTACAGCCATAAATACGAACTTATATATCAATCAAAAACCTACAGTCAGAACTGTATATCACAAAGTTGCACTTCATGTATGAATTGAAATCTGCATGCCCGGGATAGTTGGTGTGCAGCACAAACTTTTTGATTTTGTGAGTCTGCAAAATTGCCAAAACCATTTTTGCAGCATCTTATCCATAGGTTCATGCAATTAGTAGCGAAAAAAATTGTAGAGAAAAAACTCACGTGTCCATCAAATAAAATGTCCGTGCCACGGGTAAAATAATTGTAGAAGTAGTCACCACATAAAGTCGTTCGTGGACGAGTATCTGATGCAGAATGAATCACCATTTGGTCTACCTATATCACCGAAGATTATAATTACCATGATAACAAGCTATTGTTCACGAGAAAATGAAATCACACACTACCTGTTTTTGATGAATTCCACAGGGGCGCCCCAATTCAGTCCAACCAAGCTATTGTTCATGATACCAAGCTATTGTTCACGAGAAAATGAAATCACACACTACCTGTTTTTGATGAATTCCACAGGGGCGCCCCAAGTCAGTCCAAACATCCTGTGTAAGAAATGAAGAGGAATGAAATACATGCCATCTGCAGACGACTGTAGGCAGATGAAAATGGCATCAACATAATCTcacataaataaaacaaaaaagtaTCAAAACAGAGGCCCGTTTAAGAGAGAAGACAATCAGCTTCTGACGCCAATTTTTCTTTACATGAATGTATTAATGCCACTAGTGACGGAGAATCAGCAGTAGCAACAAAGGCCATGAATGACTAAGAATTGTTTATAAGTTATGGTGATAGTAAGTCGAAAGTTAATGACAAGTCAGGCAATCCATAGCATAGCTTTTAATTCAAAATGTCAGACCTGTGGTGATGCACCAAAAGGTATGCGCTGTCCACCAACTGTAAACCACAGTTCTTCCCCTAACTGCAAAACAGAGATGTGAAGGGCACATTTAATCAAACTGTACTTCAAATGTATGCCGAAACATACATTGATTGCATGTCGCAGTTGCTCCACATCTTATGAACAGAATCACAAATTAAACATGAAATGCAAATGACAATAGATAATACTTGCCTTTACTCGCACTTCTTCCATGTAGAGGCTGTCAGCTGGTAATGGAGGTACACATGCCTTGACTATTGATGCTCCGACACCAACCTTACTATCTGTAGAAGCATCATAAATAGAGACACGGCAAGTAACTGGAGTCGTGCCATCTGGAAACTCCAAAGGCAGTTCAGCTTTCAAATTGGTGGAGGAGCAAGAATAAAGAACCATTTAGAGTTGTTCATTGGGTATATGTTCAAATAAATAGAGAGATCAGAGAAGTGAAAAAAAGGAATACCTTCCCTATCATGACAGCATTCTACATATTGTGAGGGGATTGGGAACGCAAAGGACAAGCCCTGCAAAACCAAGATATTTAAATTCTCGAGAGATAAAGTTGGAAGAACAAAATGTGAAAACAACTGATAAATTTTATCAGTTCAGATATTAACCACACGTACAGGATAAAACAAAGTGTAGACGCCCCTGTCTTTGTCATAAATTCCAGGATATGTTGGCCCAAAAAGAGAATAGATAGCAACAAAAGTTGCAAGGGTAGATGGTCCACTGGAAATAAACTTGAATGTCAGAGAACACTTGTTAAACAAGAATGGTGAAATGAAACATAAAGGTTAGAGGCACAAGTCCATACCCGACCAACGAAGTGGCATACCGCATTTGAAGACGTTTGACATCAAAAATTTCAGCAAGCCGCAACCTCTGATAGTGTAAACGACAAAAATAAAGACATGTTAAATGCATTGCTAGTATAATGTTTATGCATTAACAACACCACAAAAACCATTATGTAACCAAAAAAAAGAACAAACAAATAATCAATTTCAAGAAAACTACCTGTGACCAAGGATCAAATCTCAAGTGGAAACCATGATCAGGGAAGCTAATAACAATGTCAAGCCTCAACGGATCCTGGAAAACAGGGATGAAATTAAGAAGCTTCATTAGTATTTTAGAAGATATTCTGCTGACAGTTCATCGCAGACGTACAGTTTCTGACGGACTTCtcagaacttacaatataaatGCAAGAATTGTCGATTTTATGCCATCAGGCTTGTTATTTGAGTATTGTAAAGCTACAATAGTCCTAAATTTGACAAgtactagaaaaaaaaaaagaaaaaaagaaaaccaGACATGGAAGGACAAATGAACGCGAAGACTGATAAAATGAACATAAAGTGAAATCTAAATCAAAACGGCCAAACCTCATCATAATACTTGACTTGCACAACATCATAAATGTTGGGCTGCTGCTCTATTTGTGCGAAGGCTTCGGATATGGGCATTCCTGACACATGAGCCAGTAATTAAATGTGGGTTCTGAATAACTGTAGCCGAAATTATGAAGAATATTTGTGCTGACtggaatagaaaaaaaaattcaatcgaGCACCAAAAACCTAGACTGTGCCCCAGTCCTGAAAATTTAGTCCTGGGCCAACAATAATTAATTACCGAGAGAGAAAGGTCCGATGCCAAGACCAGGACGGAGATCAAGCACGATGGAGCCCATGGCAATGCCATTGCACCTCCGTCTACTTCTCTGCATATTGGCTCTGATGGGAAGTGAATGGGGTGTTTGATGACCAAGGGCGATGACAGGATTGTGTTTGGGACTTTGGGTGGCCTAAGTAAGATGCATACCAATACCATTTAATGTGAACAACATCATTGATAAAAACTACTGCGTCAAAATACATATTAAACCTAACATACCACAATCAGTGATAATTTAACCAAACACACACATTAAATCAATAAATTATGTAAGGTGATGTAAAATAGAACAAAATTTCGGCCTATCTACTCAAAAACATATCAAAATCCTAGTTCGAAATTTTCCTAAACTCAATTCGAATGAAACATAAATAGTTTGAAGACGATGTGTGGGCATCTTCATTATGAAGACtaagtattttttatttagtcCACAACAATATCATGAAAGATGGTCTTGATTAAAGTAAGGAACCAATAAACTGTGAACTCAAAAAAGCAACTTAACTGTAAAACGTATAACAGAAGTTCAGATATATAGCGCCAACAGGAAAAATAGCATAAACCCAAACAAATCTTTCTTCTGAAATCAGCAATTGAGAACGAAAGATCTtctcaaattttaatttcagaCAAATCATAAACCCAAACAAAGCAGATTCACTGGAAAAAATTTACTATAGCTCGAAATGGTTCAAATATGAGTTTGATTCGAATCATTCAATCCCTATTATGAGCCAATCCATTGCAGTAGGAAAGAAAGTAAAAAACTTTATTTCGAACTTCAAACCCAATCGATTTGGATGAACACCAACCATTACCGTTAagaaaaaagttgaaaaaatcTCAACCTGCACACCTAGAACACGATTCCCATAGGCCACGACGCACATTTACACATTATTAAATTTGTTTTATACCATAAGCAAACATGGAATCTATTTCGTATTAATCAGAACTACGGACCACCTATAAATAAAGCTTTACAAACTAAAATCAAGAGAGTGATTCCCTCCAAAGCCTGACTTCAATTACAAAACAATGGAACCAAAAAacacgaaaaataaaaatatatatatataacaacaaATCTTTTTCCGTTCAAGATGgactgaaaaaaaaatcaaattattcACGCAATTAAAGCTGAAACTTACGATTGTATGCTTTGCCAATTAGAATTGTTCTTCAATAATCAACGATTCAGCGGAAAATCAAGAGTCTTTCTTTGTTTGACCGAGAAGCAAGGGGCGAGCGTGAAAATGGAGATGGAGAAACAATAGGTCATATACGAGAAACGTAAAATTGCAATTTGCTCCCAAAACTTTCATAAATAACTACTTCACCCCATATACTTTCAATTTGGGCtttcaaataaacaaacaatgGGTTGGATTCTATGGGCCATCCAAACAACAAATAAGTCAAGGCTAATAATCATATTCTTGTATCCTTTTATCATATTGCAAGTAAATGTGGTGGTCATCTAATGATCTTGATTGATAAATATAAGACAAATTTTATATTTGATCATCTGCTCCGTTACCCTTATCTCTAAAGGGGCTTATGTACTCCACTCGTTACCACTAAACGACGAAGCCTGTTTCAACATATTATTTAAGTTAACATATATCTATTCTATATTATAAAAATGAGTATATTATAGTAACTATTTCGAGgatatcaaaataatttattctaaaattattcTTTTCTATCCAATATTTCACTAAAAATTTCCCACTAACTCTATgatttactttttaaaaaaaaggcatttttttttacacaggcaAAGCGTGTACATTTTCGCTAGTTATTTGGAAATTATTTAGTGCAGGTGGTTATGCTATCAAGATATTTGACTTGATTTATAAGATGTTACAGTGAATTAAATTTACCAAACAACGAGTTTAAAGTAACTAATAAGAACTTTTTTTTTGCCACATCCAATTGTAAAtaaatgaaacaaaacaaacacaCGGAGTCTCACAAACACACATAATCTTATTGTCATGAGTGTATGTTACTCGACATTCATGGGTACTGCGATATGTTTATACGAACAAATTGTTGAAATCAATTagtttttacaaaatatttgtgCAAACATCTCACGGTGTCTATGGGTGAtggaaaaatcaatttttttacaACATCCCCTAAAAATAATGGCTAAAAAAACCTTGTTTGTAGTTGCTACCGTATTAAATAACTTTAATTGGATGAAGGGAATGTCATTTTAAGAAAATACCTTAAGATCgttgataaataatattattcattcacAAGTATGCGATCAACACAAAAGATCATAGGCTttacatttaaaatataaacttagattattgaatatatatacGAAGCTAATACCATTATGTAACACAATATCTCGAAAGTGGGACAGATCATATAGTTGTCTTTAGCAATAGTTCATAATTTATAACCATGgtagatttattattatttgttgaATATCTGCAAATAAACTCATGACGTAATAGACATATATGTTAACACCAGAAAATGTTGAGGTAGACGTGGCGACTTCTTCTGGAAACGTATCCTCTCAAAGTACACTCCTTGTCCACCTGTCCTCTCTCCTGCACACACTAGACAACTCGTGAATGGGCGCCGGAAAAGTTTTCCGACGTGGCCACTCCGATGTCTAAGTCAGATTAGGGcttattggaaaaaaaaaaactcaagtaAATGTAAAAGTATATAAGAATATATCAATATGATGAACAAAAGGTATTTATAGGAGCCGATAGTAGAGTTTTCCTGATGAGAAATATTATCTTTCTCAAAATATCAGATATTATCTCACTTTTAACTAAGATTCTGCCTTATCTTCGTAGATATGATCCCTTTCACAAGGAAATCAAATCTCCCTGAATAATGCACTTATTCTCACTCCTAT
Proteins encoded:
- the LOC140881334 gene encoding PHAF1 protein At3g51130-like, coding for MQRSRRRCNGIAMGSIVLDLRPGLGIGPFSLGMPISEAFAQIEQQPNIYDVVQVKYYDEDPLRLDIVISFPDHGFHLRFDPWSQRLRLAEIFDVKRLQMRYATSLVGGPSTLATFVAIYSLFGPTYPGIYDKDRGVYTLFYPGLSFAFPIPSQYVECCHDREAELPLEFPDGTTPVTCRVSIYDASTDSKVGVGASIVKACVPPLPADSLYMEEVRVKLGEELWFTVGGQRIPFGASPQDVWTDLGRPCGIHQKQVDQMVIHSASDTRPRTTLCGDYFYNYFTRGTDILFDGHTHKIKKFVLHTNYPGHADFNSYMKCNFVIYSSDFSGSFDQDVNASKCAITPSTQWEQVKEILGDCGRAAIQTQGSTSNPFGSTFVYGYPHIALEVMKNGYIATVTLFQS